The Sphaeramia orbicularis chromosome 16, fSphaOr1.1, whole genome shotgun sequence genome window below encodes:
- the LOC115435234 gene encoding LOW QUALITY PROTEIN: NACHT, LRR and PYD domains-containing protein 5-like (The sequence of the model RefSeq protein was modified relative to this genomic sequence to represent the inferred CDS: inserted 1 base in 1 codon) — protein sequence MDQCEDREEGAPPPKTTDRTPPGPGPNRPPKAQRIHQRPESPGPGSSCVSFRSDRSRMEPPLFSTETVEQQSSEVPTGLQDQTQLDSIFKLLEENICTFVKNELKKFHQVLSTDYPQCLESLSGEDEEQRRSSEAFLKITLNFLRRMKQGELAKRLHRRSQSGVQRKLKHNLQKKFECVFEGIAKAGNPKTLLNQIYTELYITEGGATEVNQDHEVRQIETASRNPHRPPTTITCEDIFKTPPDRHQPIRTVLTKGVAGIGKTVLTQKFSLDWAEDKANQDIHFIFPFTFRELNVLKQKKFSLVELVHHFFTETKKAGIWIFEDFQVVFILDGLDECRPPLDFNNTQILTDVTESTSVDVLLMNLXRGNLLPSARLWITTRPAAANQIPAQCVDMVTEVRGFTDPQKEEYFRKRFTDEEQTNTIISHIKMSRSVHIMCHIPVFCWITATVLENVLKTTDRRQLPKTLTEMYIHFLVVQAKLKNVKYDGRSETDPHWSPETRKMIESLGKLAFEQLKKGNLIFYQSDLTECGIDISSASVYSGVFTEVFKEERGLYQDKRFCFIHLSVQEFLAALHVHQTFINTGGNLLSEEQTSVWSKLSKIKPVQLYQTAVDQALQSPNGHLDLFLRFLLGLSLQTNQSFLQSLVKPTGSSSKTNQKTVEYIKEKISENVSAERRTNLFHCLNELEDGSLVDQIQQYLRSGRLSTEQLSPAQWSALTFILLSSEKDLDVFDLKEYSGSEEVLLRLLPVVKASNRALLSGCNLSERSCEALSSVFRSQSCSLSLLDLSKNGLKDSGVKILSDGLKSPGCRLDTLRLSGCNLSERSCEALSSVLRSQSCSLTHLDLSTNDLKDSGVKILSDGLKSPGCRLDTLRLEPAGVRWVTPRRRKYFCELTLDPNTANERLKLSENNKKVERVESQSYPYHQDRYEDWEQVMCSTGLTGRGYWEVQWSGYVNISVTYRGIRRKGGSYDCRFGWNNQSWSLECDGGGYRVWHENKCTRLPQSSSSSSSSSSSSSSSGTVSVYVDCPAGSVSFYRVSSDKLIHLHTFKTTFTEPLFGGFGLWTGSSVCLCGQALVTTPMNPTQLPVSAPTGLHLLPFKAFGMPVDATSLQRRVPPAIRTVKTWPDGASQQLLDFFENTDWSVFGSQNPEEHTTSMLSYINFCIDSVTMGKCLWMYCNLKPWMTKGVKALMRQHDVVLRSGDGELYSSARANLKRGIREAKTAYRTETEDNNTRQVWQGVQHLTHYMPDNTKMAEALAGDLNHFFARFEVERPGAAAALTPDCGSSSLTVKEHEKRAVLLRECADQLAGIFANIFNTSLSQSIIPPYLKSATIVQLPKKTTISSLNDYRPVALTPVIMIMSCRASHLHSIHFSLHTGLTDQQKTPSPQRSTPPSPTWSIRGIMPGCSLLTLALLLILYSQTD from the exons GATCCACCAGAGACCAGAGTCTCCTGGACCTGGatccagttgtgtgtccttcaGGAGTGACCGGTCCAGGATGGAACCACCACTTTTTTCTACAGAGAC agtggagcagcagagctcagaggttcccactggtctgcaggatcagactcagctagactccatatttaag ctgctggaggagaacatctgcacttttgtcaagaacgaactgaagaagttccaTCAGGTTCTGAGTACAGATTACCCACAATGCTTAGAGAGTTTGAGTggtgaggatgaagagcagaggaggagctcagaggcttttctgaagatcacactgaacttcctgaggaggaTGAAGCAGGGAGAGCTGGCCAagcgtctgcaccgca gaagtcagtctgGAGTTCAGCGGAAACTGAAACATAACCTGCAgaagaagtttgagtgtgtgtttgagggcatcgctaaagcaggaaaccccaaaaccctcctgaaccagatctacacagagctctacatcacagagggaggggctacagaggtcaaccaggaccatgaggtcagacagattgaaacagcatccaggaacccacacagaccaccaacaaccatcacatgtgaagacatctttaaaacaccacctgacagacatcagccaatcagaacagtgctgacaaagggcgtggctggcatcgggaaaacagtcttaacacagaagttcagtctggactgggctgaagacaaagccaaccaggacatccacttcatatttccattcaccttcagagagctgaatgtgctgaaacagaagaagttcagcttggtggaactcgttcatcacttcttcactgaaaccaaaaaagcaggaatctggatctttgaagacttccaggtggtgttcatcttagacggtctggatgagtgtcgacctcctctggacttcaacaacactcagatcctgactgacgttacagagtccacctcagtggatgtgctgctgatgaacc atcgggggaacctgcttccctctgctcgcctctggataaccacacgacctgcagcagccaatcagatccctgctcagtgtgtcgacatggtgacagaggtcagagggttcactgacccacagaaggaggagtacttcaggaagaggttcacagatgaagaacagaccaacacaatcatctcccacatcaagatgtcacgaagcgtccacatcatgtgtcacatcccagtcttctgctggatcactgctacagttctggagaacgtgttgaagaccacagacagaagacaactgcccaagaccctgactgagatgtacatccacttcctggtggttcaggccaaactgaagaatgtcaagtatgatggaagatctgagacagatccacactggagtccagagaccaggaagatgattgagtctctgggaaaactggcctttgagcagctgaagaaaggaaacctgatcttctatcagtcagacctgacagagtgtggcatcgatatcagctcagcctcagtgtactcaggagtgttcacagaggtcttcaaagaggagagaggactgtaccaggacaagaggttctgcttcatccatctgagtgtccaggagtttctggctgctcttcatgtccatcagaccttcatcaacactggaggcaatctgctgtcagaagaacaaacatCTGTTTGGTCTAAACTATCAAAGATCAAACCTGTCCAGttgtaccagaccgctgtggaccaggccttacagagtccaaatggacacctggacctgttcctccgcttcctcctgggcctatcactgcagaccaatcagagtTTCTTACAAAGTCTGGTGAAACCAACAGGGAGCAGCTCAAAGACCAACCAGAAAACTGTTGAGTACATCAAGGagaagatcagtgagaatgtgtctgcagagagacgcaccaacctgttccactgtctgaatgaactggaggatggatctctggtggatcagatccaacagtacctgagatcaggacgtctgtccacagaacaactgtctcctgctcagtggtcagctctgaccttcatcttactgtcatcagaaaaagacctggatgtgtttgacctcaaggaatactctggttcagaagaggttcttctgaggctgctgccagtggtcaaagcctccaacagaGCTCT actcagtggctgtaacctttcagagagaagctgtgaagctctgtcctcagttttcagatcccagtcctgtagtctgtCACTTCTGGATCTGAGTAAGAATggcctgaaggattcaggagtgaagatcctgtcagatggactgaagagtccaggatgcagactggacactctcag actcagtggctgtaacctttcagagagaagctgtgaagctctgtcctcagttctcagatcccagtcctgtagtctgacacatctggatctaagtaccaatgacctgaaggattcaggagtgaagatactgtcagatggactgaagagtccaggatgcagactggatactctcag gttggagcctGCTGGAGTCCGATGGGTGACACCGAGGAGACGTAAGT atttctgtgaactcactctggatccaaacacagcgaacgaacgcctcaaactgtctgaaaacaacaagaaggtggaacgagtGGAGAGTCAGTCATATCCTTATCATCAGGACAGATATGAGGACTGGGAACAGGTGATGTGTTCAACAGGTCTGACTGGTCGcggttactgggaggtccagtggagtggataTGTTAatatatcagtgacttacagaggaatcagaaggaaaggaggcAGTTATGACTGTAGGTTTGGATGGAAtaatcagtcctggagtctggagtgtgATGGAGGTGGATACAGGGTCTGGCATGAAAACAAATGCACACGgctccctcagtcctcctcctcctcctcctcctcctcctcctcctcctcctcctctggtacagtatcagtgtatgtggactgtcctgctggatctgtatccttctacagagtctcctctgacaaactgattcacctccacaccttcaaaaccacattcactgaaccactgtttggaggatttggACTCTGGACTGGatcctcagtgtgtttgtgtg GCCAGGCCCTAGTTACCACCCCTATGAACCCAACTCAGCTCCCAGTTTCAGCACCCACTGGTCTCCATCTATTGCCTTTTAAGGCATTTGGGATGCCAGTTGATGCCACCAGCCTCCA GAGGAGAGTCCCCCCAGCCATAAGGACTGTAAAAACCTGGCCAGACGGTGCATCACAGCAGCTGCTGGACTTTTTTGAGAACACAGACTGGAGTGTGTTTGGAAGCCAGAACCCGGAGGAGCACACAACATCCATGCTCTCTTACATCAACTTCTGCATTGACAGTGTCACTATGGGCAAATGTCTCTGGATGTACTGCAATCTGAAACCCTGGATGACGAAAGGTGTCAAGGCACTGATGAGGCAACATGATGTTGTGCTCAGATCTGGTGATGGAGAACTGTACAGTTCAGCCAGAGCCAACCTGAAAAGAGGCATCAGAGAGGCCAAGACAGCGTACAGGACGGAGACTGAGGACAACAACACACGACAGGTGTGGCAGGGAGTCCAGCACCTCACCCATTATATGCCTGACAACACCAAAATGGCTGAGGCACTCGCTGGGGATCTGAACCACTTCTTCGCACGCTTCGAGGTGGAGAGACCTGGAGCAGCTGCAGCTCTAACACCTGACTGTGGCAGCTCTAGTCTTACGGTGAAGGAGCACGAGAAGAGGGCTGTTCT ccttagAGAATGTGCAGACCAGCTGGCTGGGATCTTCGCCAACATCTTCAACACCTCACTCTCCCAGTCCATCATCCCACCTTATCTGAAGTCAGCCACAATTGTCCAGCTGCCCAAAAAGACCACCATCAGCAGCCTTAATGACTATCGACCAGTTGCTCTGACACCCGTTATTATGATCATGTCATGTCGTGCCTCCCACCTACACTCAATCCACTTCAGTTTGCATACAGGGCTAACAGATCAACAGAAGACGCCATCACCACAGCGCTCCACACCACCATCTCCCACCTGGAGCATCAGGGGCATTATGCCTGGCTGCTCTTTGTTGACTTTAGCCCTGCTTTTAATACTATACTCCCAGACTGACTGA